The Arachis hypogaea cultivar Tifrunner chromosome 19, arahy.Tifrunner.gnm2.J5K5, whole genome shotgun sequence genome has a window encoding:
- the LOC112779317 gene encoding serine decarboxylase 1-like, producing MVGSGHLDVNRTVEPFSEDFDASAVIKEPVPSTVAESEKVKRAIVLGKNVHTLCLEVTEPDADDEITGERDAYMASVLSKYKKSLTERTKHHLGYPYNLDFDYGALSQLQHFSINNLGDPFIESNYGVHSRQFEVGVLDWFARLWEIEKDEYWGYMTNCGTEGNLHGILVGREVLPDGILYASQESHYSVFKAARMYRMDCVKIATLHAGEIDCNDFKAKLLLHKDKPAIVNVNIGTTVKGAVDDLDLVIKTLEDTGFSRDKFYIHCDGALFGLMMPFVKLAPKVSFKKPIGSVSVSGHKFVGCPMPCGVQITRLEHINVLSNNVEYLASRDATIMGSRNGHAPIFLWYTLNRKGYRGFQKEVQKCLRNAHYFKDRLREAGVGAMLNELSSTVVFERPHDEEFVRKWQLACQGNIAHVVVMPNVTKGRLDDFLNELVEKRAQWFKDGKFQQYCIASEVGEICCLCPLHKSK from the exons ATGGTTGGAAGTGGCCATTTGGACGTCAACAGAACAGTTGAACCATTTTCCGAGGATTTTGATGCGTCAGCTGTGATCAAAGAACCAGTGCCATCCACAGTTGCAGAAAGTGAGAAAGTGAAAAGAGCTATAGTACTGGGAAAAAATGTTCACACACTGTGTCTAGAAGTTACAGAACCTGATGCAGATGATGAGATTACTGGAGAAAGGGATGCTTATATGGCAAGTGTATTGTCCaaatacaaaaaatcattgaCTGAAAGGACAAAACATCATTTAG GTTACCCCTATAATTTGGATTTCGACTACGGTGCACTCTCTCAACTTCAGCACTTCTCCATAAACAACCTGGGAGATCCATTCATTGAAAGCAATTATGGAGTCCACTCCCGGCAGTTTGAAGTTGGTGTTTTGGACTGGTTTGCCCGGTTATGGGAAATAGAAAAAGATGAGTACTGGGGCTATATGACAAACTGTGGTACTGAAGGCAATCTCCATGGCATCCTAGTTGG GAGAGAGGTCCTTCCGGATGGAATTTTGTACGCTTCACAAGAATCACATTATTCTGTATTTAAAGCTGCACGCATGTACAGAATGGATTGTGTGAAGATTGCAACTCTTCATGCCGGAGAGATTGATTGTAACGATTTCAAGGCCAAGCTGCTTCTTCACAAAGATAAGCCAGCTATTGTAAATGTGAACATAG GTACAACTGTCAAAGGAGCAGTGGATGATCTTGATCTGGTGATAAAGACACTTGAAGATACTGGATTTTCACGTGACAAATTCTACATCCATTGTGATGGGGCCTTGTTTGGTCTCATGATGCCTTTTGTGAAACTT GCACCAAAAGTCTCTTTTAAGAAGCCCATTGGTAGTGTTAGTGTTTCTGGCCACAAATTTGTGGGGTGCCCAATGCCTTGTGGTGTTCAGATAACAAGGTTGGAGCATATCAATGTTCTTTCCAATAATGTAGAATACCTTGCTTCTAGGGATGCCACAATCATGGGTAGCCGGAATGGCCATGCTCCCATATTCCTTTGGTATACCCTTAACCGGAAAGGATACAGAGGTTTCCAGAAAGAAGTACAGAAATGCTTGAGGAATGCACACTACTTCAAGGACCGCCTTAGGGAGGCCGGAGTTGGTGCAATGCTTAATGAGCTGAGCAGCACAGTTGTGTTTGAGAGGCCACATGATGAGGAGTTTGTACGGAAGTGGCAGTTGGCATGCCAGGGAAACATAGCACATGTGGTGGTGATGCCAAACGTCACTAAGGGCAGGCTTGATGATTTCCTGAACGAGCTTGTGGAGAAGCGTGCTCAATGGTTTAAAGATGGCAAGTTTCAACAATATTGCATTGCCTCAGAAGTGGGTGAAATCTGTTGTCTTTGCCCTTTGCATAAGAGCAAGTAA